In Streptomyces sp. 840.1, one DNA window encodes the following:
- a CDS encoding NAD(P)/FAD-dependent oxidoreductase, translating into MAQHEHVRVAVIGSGFGGLGAAVRLRREGITDFVILERAGSVGGTWRDNSYPGCACDVPSHLYSFSFAPNPEWPRTFSGQEHIRAYLEHVADTFGLRPHLRLDHEVTMMRWDGDELHWVIESANGTTVVADVVVSATGPLSDPKLPDIPGLAEFPGKVFHSARWDHDADLTGKRVAMVGTGASAIQIVPSIQPKAAKLTLFQRTPPWVMPRMDRRISGAERWLHRTLPLTGTARRGLLWGIRELQVSAFTKHPDQLGLVERIAKSNMARSIKDPALRAKLTPSYRIGCKRILLSSAYYPALAQPNVDVVASGLSEVRGSTVVASDGTEAEVDAIVLGTGFHVTDMPIADRVVGAEGNTLAESWKGGMQALRGASAAGFPNWMTIIGPNTGLGNSSMILMIEAQLNYMADYLRQLDVLGGRVALDARPSAVGAWNRRVQERMKRTVWNTGGCTSWYLDANGRNTTVWPGTTAEFRKVTRTVDISEYQVVRVPAQRGAEQALSEEVAG; encoded by the coding sequence ATGGCCCAGCACGAACACGTACGAGTGGCGGTGATCGGATCCGGATTCGGGGGCCTCGGAGCCGCTGTCCGGCTCCGCCGCGAAGGCATCACCGATTTCGTGATCCTGGAGCGCGCCGGCTCGGTGGGAGGGACCTGGCGCGACAACAGCTATCCGGGCTGCGCCTGCGACGTACCGTCCCACCTCTACTCGTTCTCGTTCGCCCCCAACCCCGAGTGGCCGCGCACCTTCTCCGGGCAGGAGCACATCCGCGCCTATCTGGAGCACGTCGCGGACACCTTCGGGCTGCGCCCGCACCTCAGGCTGGACCACGAGGTGACGATGATGCGCTGGGACGGCGACGAGCTGCACTGGGTCATCGAGAGCGCGAACGGCACGACCGTGGTGGCCGATGTCGTCGTCTCCGCGACCGGGCCGCTCTCCGACCCGAAGCTGCCCGACATCCCCGGGCTCGCGGAGTTCCCCGGCAAGGTGTTCCACTCCGCCCGCTGGGACCACGACGCCGACCTGACCGGCAAGCGCGTCGCGATGGTCGGCACCGGCGCCTCCGCCATCCAGATCGTGCCGTCGATCCAGCCGAAGGCCGCGAAGCTCACCCTGTTCCAGCGCACCCCGCCCTGGGTCATGCCGAGGATGGACCGCCGGATCAGCGGCGCCGAACGCTGGCTGCACCGCACGCTCCCCCTCACCGGCACCGCACGCCGCGGACTGCTCTGGGGCATAAGGGAGTTGCAGGTCAGCGCCTTCACCAAGCACCCGGACCAGCTCGGCCTGGTCGAGCGGATAGCCAAGTCCAACATGGCCCGCTCCATCAAGGACCCGGCGCTGCGCGCCAAGCTGACCCCCTCGTACCGCATCGGCTGCAAGCGCATCCTGCTCTCCAGCGCCTACTACCCGGCGCTCGCCCAGCCCAATGTGGACGTCGTCGCCTCCGGCCTGAGCGAGGTGCGCGGCTCCACGGTCGTCGCCTCCGACGGCACGGAGGCCGAGGTCGACGCGATCGTCCTCGGCACCGGCTTCCACGTGACCGACATGCCGATCGCGGACCGCGTCGTCGGCGCGGAGGGGAACACCCTCGCGGAGTCCTGGAAGGGCGGCATGCAGGCGCTCCGCGGCGCGAGCGCGGCCGGCTTCCCCAACTGGATGACGATCATCGGGCCCAACACGGGCCTGGGGAACTCCTCGATGATCCTGATGATCGAGGCCCAGCTCAACTACATGGCCGACTACCTCCGCCAACTGGACGTGCTCGGCGGGCGGGTCGCACTCGACGCCCGCCCCTCGGCCGTCGGCGCCTGGAACCGCCGCGTCCAGGAACGGATGAAGCGCACCGTCTGGAACACCGGCGGCTGCACCAGCTGGTACCTGGACGCCAACGGGCGCAACACCACCGTCTGGCCCGGCACCACCGCCGAGTTCCGCAAGGTGACCCGGACGGTCGACATATCCGAGTACCAGGTCGTCCGCGTACCCGCGCAGCGCGGCGCGGAGCAGGCCCTCTCCGAGGAGGTCGCCGGATGA
- a CDS encoding alpha/beta fold hydrolase, which produces MSRPTRTGSTRPVPVRELMAVSADGSRVHVEVHGPDGAPAVVLAHGWTCNTGFWDAQIRDLSVDHRVIAYDQRGHGTSPAARPAGYTTEALADDLEAVLAATLEPGEKAVLAGHSMGGMTIMAAARRAGLREHAAAILLCSTGSSGLLAESRVVPMRAGAVRTRLTRAILGARAPLGPVTPLSRRILKYATMGPGSAPDRVDTCARIVHACPRTPRFAWGHVLAELDLDEGVRELRVPTAVIAGTEDRLTPPVHARAIAAALPDCLGLTELAGMGHMTPVEAPEAVTAKIRELVTGCLQVRGTAVVESKEEEGVA; this is translated from the coding sequence ATGAGCCGCCCGACCCGCACCGGCAGCACCCGCCCGGTGCCCGTACGCGAACTCATGGCCGTCTCCGCCGACGGCTCCCGCGTCCACGTCGAGGTGCACGGACCGGACGGCGCCCCGGCGGTGGTCCTCGCCCACGGCTGGACCTGCAACACCGGCTTCTGGGACGCCCAGATCCGGGACCTCTCCGTCGACCACCGGGTCATCGCCTACGACCAGCGCGGCCACGGCACCTCACCCGCCGCCCGCCCCGCCGGATACACCACCGAGGCGCTGGCCGACGACCTCGAAGCGGTGCTCGCCGCCACACTGGAACCGGGCGAGAAGGCCGTGCTGGCCGGGCACTCCATGGGCGGCATGACCATCATGGCCGCCGCCCGCCGGGCCGGTCTTCGCGAACACGCCGCCGCCATACTGCTGTGCAGCACGGGCAGTTCGGGGCTGCTCGCCGAATCACGGGTCGTGCCGATGCGGGCGGGCGCCGTGCGCACCCGGCTCACCCGCGCCATCCTCGGCGCCCGCGCGCCCCTCGGGCCCGTCACTCCGCTCTCCCGCCGCATCCTCAAGTACGCGACGATGGGGCCGGGTTCCGCGCCGGACCGGGTCGACACCTGTGCCCGGATCGTGCACGCCTGCCCCCGTACCCCCAGGTTCGCCTGGGGCCACGTCCTCGCGGAGCTCGACCTCGACGAGGGCGTACGGGAGCTGCGGGTGCCCACCGCGGTGATCGCGGGTACGGAGGACCGGCTGACGCCGCCCGTCCACGCCCGCGCCATAGCGGCGGCGCTCCCCGACTGCCTCGGCCTCACCGAACTGGCGGGCATGGGACACATGACGCCGGTGGAGGCGCCGGAGGCCGTCACGGCGAAAATACGGGAACTGGTGACCGGGTGCCTCCAGGTACGCGGAACGGCAGTAGTCGAGAGCAAGGAAGAGGAGGGGGTCGCATGA
- a CDS encoding SDR family oxidoreductase: MSGRHGLEGQVVVVTGAARGVGELLARKLSARGAKLALVGLEPDELKKVSERLHGDSEHWHADVTDHEAMARVAQEVKERFGKIDVVVANAGVASGGPFVDSDPVAWRRVIEVNLIGGAVTGRAFLPVLMESRGYFLQIASLAAITPAPMMTAYCASKSGVEAFAHSLRAEVGYQGVKVGVGYLSWTDTDMVRGADEDDVMRELRQRLPWPMNRTYPLGPAVDRIVAGIERRSPHVYAQWWLRGMQSVRGYLPSLIGVGGQREMKRFGSRLEGVSKGLVGAGGAADQHERSSRT; encoded by the coding sequence ATGAGCGGCAGGCACGGTCTCGAAGGACAGGTCGTCGTCGTCACGGGCGCGGCGCGCGGTGTGGGCGAGCTGCTGGCCCGCAAGCTCTCGGCACGCGGCGCGAAGCTCGCGCTGGTCGGCCTGGAGCCGGACGAGCTGAAGAAGGTCTCGGAGCGGCTGCACGGCGACAGCGAGCACTGGCACGCCGACGTCACTGACCACGAGGCGATGGCCCGCGTCGCCCAGGAGGTCAAGGAGCGCTTCGGCAAGATCGACGTCGTCGTCGCCAACGCGGGCGTCGCCTCCGGCGGACCGTTCGTCGACTCCGACCCCGTGGCCTGGCGCCGGGTCATCGAGGTCAACCTCATCGGCGGCGCGGTCACCGGCCGGGCGTTCCTGCCGGTCCTGATGGAGAGCCGAGGCTACTTCCTCCAGATCGCCTCCCTCGCCGCGATCACGCCCGCCCCGATGATGACCGCCTACTGCGCCTCCAAATCAGGCGTCGAGGCCTTCGCCCACAGCCTGCGTGCCGAGGTCGGCTACCAGGGAGTGAAGGTCGGCGTCGGCTACCTCTCCTGGACCGACACCGACATGGTGCGCGGCGCCGACGAGGACGACGTCATGCGCGAACTGCGCCAGCGGCTGCCCTGGCCGATGAACCGCACGTACCCGCTCGGCCCGGCGGTCGACCGGATAGTGGCCGGCATCGAGCGCCGTTCACCGCATGTGTACGCACAGTGGTGGCTGCGCGGCATGCAGTCGGTACGCGGCTACCTGCCCTCCCTGATCGGGGTCGGCGGCCAGCGCGAGATGAAGAGGTTCGGCTCGCGGCTCGAAGGTGTCAGCAAGGGCCTCGTCGGTGCGGGAGGCGCCGCTGACCAGCACGAACGGTCCTCGCGCACATAG
- a CDS encoding DUF6232 family protein, whose amino-acid sequence MGDTGTPGTSPPEPPPQAAPRPPAPPLPPQARPLHPGSAVPGRLNNPGAQNQSTRKGDPLVLRVTRRTLWVGSAAVPLHNISWVDAFKLGYNWGRAFSRLVQWLVVAVLLYAAVNYASGSGNGDEGDVGENGYGSLLLIVLGVCLVVVIRELIASAKPVLVVEMNSGSRVVVTLPSMDELREIAGRIVQAIDNPEAEFTAIVRQFHNNSTNNYGPVVNMHNGRGNTGFKL is encoded by the coding sequence ATGGGCGACACAGGAACACCCGGCACATCACCGCCCGAGCCGCCGCCCCAAGCTGCGCCACGGCCGCCGGCTCCCCCACTGCCGCCGCAGGCGCGGCCTCTCCACCCCGGCTCTGCGGTACCTGGACGCCTCAACAACCCCGGGGCGCAGAACCAGTCCACCCGCAAGGGAGACCCCCTGGTCCTCCGGGTCACCCGCCGCACGCTGTGGGTCGGGTCGGCTGCCGTACCGCTGCACAACATCAGCTGGGTCGACGCGTTCAAGCTCGGCTACAACTGGGGCAGGGCCTTCAGCCGCCTCGTGCAATGGCTGGTCGTCGCCGTCCTGCTCTACGCCGCGGTCAACTACGCGAGCGGGAGCGGGAACGGGGACGAGGGTGACGTCGGGGAGAACGGGTACGGCAGTCTCCTGCTCATCGTCCTCGGGGTCTGCCTGGTCGTCGTCATCAGGGAACTGATCGCGTCCGCGAAGCCGGTGCTGGTCGTCGAGATGAACAGCGGCTCCAGGGTGGTCGTGACCCTGCCCAGCATGGACGAACTGCGCGAGATCGCCGGACGGATCGTGCAGGCGATCGACAACCCGGAGGCCGAGTTCACCGCGATCGTGCGGCAGTTCCACAACAACAGCACCAACAACTACGGCCCTGTCGTCAACATGCACAACGGCCGGGGAAACACGGGGTTCAAACTGTGA